The genomic stretch GCCTCAACGACAGCGACGAGGGCATCAGCGTGATCCGCCAGCTGGTGCTGCGCGAGCTCAAAGGCTGGCTGTGACGCGGCTTTGCGTCGCTGGCTGGCGTTGCGATGCCTCGTATTTCTACGCAGAGCGAGCCGGCTTGGCTGGGTTCGATCGGCTTGGGGCGCAGCCGGAAGCGATCGTTAACCTTGCATCTGCGGTGCCGTGCCACTCGTTTTGTTAACGCTCGAACCTTACATCCTGTCACAACGACCTAGAGCCGGTGACGCCGTTCCGGCGATCGCATTGCCATGGCTGCAGCGGGGCTGGCCTGATGCGAAGGGGACCGCCGCGAGGAGAGCCCGATGTATTCGTTGACCGGCTTCGATATCTTCACCATTACGCTCGTCGTCCTCGTCATTCTCACGCTGTTCGCCGGGGTCAAGACCGTCCCGCAGGGCTATGATTGGACGGTCGAACGCTTCGGCCGGTTCACCCGCTCGCTGTCGCCCGGGCTCAATCTGATCATCCCCTATTTCGATCGGGTCGGCCGCAAGGTGAATATGATGGAGCAGGTGATCAACATTCCCGAGCAGGAGGTGATCACCAAGGACAACGCCACCGTCACGGTCGACGGCGTCGCGTTCTATCAGGTGTTCGACGCGGCGAAAGCCAGCTACGAGGTCTCCGACCTGACCCAGGCGATCGTGGTACTGACCATGACCAATATCCGCTCGGTGATGGGCGCGATGGACCTCGATCAGGTGCTGTCGCATCGCGACGAGATCAATGAACGGCTGCTGCGCGTGGTCGATGCCGCGGTGTCGCCCTGGGGCCTCAAGGTCAACCGCATCGAGATCAAGGACATTGTGCCGCCGGCCGATCTGGTCGAGGCGATGGGCCGGCAGATGAAGGCCGAGCGCGTCAAGCGCGCCGACATCCTGCAGGCCGAGGGCCAGCGGCAATCCGAGATCCTGCGCGCCGAAGGTGCCAAGCAGGGCCAGATCCTGCAGGCCGAGGGCCGCCGCGAGGCCGCGTTCCGCGACGCCGAGGCCCGCGAGCGCTCCGCCGAGGCCGAGGCCCGCGCCACCCAGATGGTCTCCGAGGCGATCGCCAAGGGCGACGTCGCCGCTCTGAACTACTTCATCGCCGACAAATACATCAAGGCGTTCGGCCAGATCGCCGATTCGCCGAACCAGAAGATCATCATGTTGCCGATCGAGGCGATGAACGTGCTCGGTTCGCTGGCCGGGATCGGCGAGATCGCCAAGGCCACCTTCGGAGAAAGCGTCGCCTCGGCGCAGGCCGCGGCGCGCCGCGGCTCGGTGCCGACCACCGGCCCCAATCCGACCACGCCACAACGCTGAAAGTAGACAATGATACAAACGTTATTGAGCCAGGGCCACTGGACCTGGCTGATCCTGGGCCTGGTGCTGATGGTGCTGGAGCTGTTGGCGCCCGGCGTCTTTCTGTTCTGGCTCGGCCTCGCCGCGATGGTTGTCGGCCTGCTGTCGTCGGTGATCGCGCTGCCGTGGGAGGCCCAGATTCTGATGTTCGCGCTGGTCTCGGTGCTGGCGGTGCCGCTGTGGCGCGGCGCCTCGGGGCCGAAACCCGGCACCAACCGGCTCAACAAACGCGGCGAGGCGCTGCTCGGCCGCGAGTTCACGCTTGATAAGCC from Rhodopseudomonas sp. BAL398 encodes the following:
- a CDS encoding SPFH domain-containing protein, coding for MTGFDIFTITLVVLVILTLFAGVKTVPQGYDWTVERFGRFTRSLSPGLNLIIPYFDRVGRKVNMMEQVINIPEQEVITKDNATVTVDGVAFYQVFDAAKASYEVSDLTQAIVVLTMTNIRSVMGAMDLDQVLSHRDEINERLLRVVDAAVSPWGLKVNRIEIKDIVPPADLVEAMGRQMKAERVKRADILQAEGQRQSEILRAEGAKQGQILQAEGRREAAFRDAEARERSAEAEARATQMVSEAIAKGDVAALNYFIADKYIKAFGQIADSPNQKIIMLPIEAMNVLGSLAGIGEIAKATFGESVASAQAAARRGSVPTTGPNPTTPQR
- a CDS encoding NfeD family protein produces the protein MIQTLLSQGHWTWLILGLVLMVLELLAPGVFLFWLGLAAMVVGLLSSVIALPWEAQILMFALVSVLAVPLWRGASGPKPGTNRLNKRGEALLGREFTLDKPIIDGEGRLRIDDTIWRIVGPDLPAGTRVQIAKAEGVRLTVAAIEPE